Proteins encoded together in one Shewanella acanthi window:
- a CDS encoding peptidylprolyl isomerase — translation MFKTAAAVHILVKHKEQAEEIIKQLNKGANFGALAKRYSSCPSAKKGGDLGEFKRGQMVPQFDKVAFSGELLVPHIVKTKFGWHVVKVLYRT, via the coding sequence ATGTTCAAAACCGCAGCCGCAGTGCATATCCTCGTTAAGCATAAAGAACAGGCCGAAGAGATCATTAAGCAACTGAACAAGGGCGCCAATTTTGGTGCCTTAGCCAAGCGCTACTCATCTTGTCCTTCGGCAAAAAAAGGGGGGGATTTAGGGGAGTTTAAGCGCGGCCAAATGGTGCCTCAGTTCGATAAAGTTGCCTTTTCGGGTGAGCTACTCGTACCACATATAGTTAAAACTAAATTTGGCTGGCATGTGGTCAAGGTGCTGTATCGTACTTGA
- a CDS encoding acid phosphatase codes for MEKSTVQHKRIFKSVLTLAVSIGLISIVSGCSSSNSAKAEPTASVPEIMPGYLIGYVPQKELPNSLLLLPPPPAEGSPAFALDETVAREMVQRLGTPRWNLATADAQLGFPYAAGTFSCAIKAPISEALTPRLYTLLRRTLTDAGLSTYAAKEHYQRTRPFVINGAPICTPEEAEALKKDGSYPSGHTAIGWAWALVLSEVSPENADAIIARGLAFGESRNVCNVHWHSDIVQGRTMAAATVAKMHSVDAFRADVEAAKAELKAVRAQNLAPSRDCADEAAGLSNK; via the coding sequence ATGGAAAAATCGACTGTTCAGCACAAGCGAATTTTTAAATCTGTTCTGACGTTAGCGGTTAGCATTGGGCTAATCAGTATAGTTTCTGGTTGCTCGAGTTCGAATAGCGCCAAAGCGGAGCCTACGGCTTCGGTGCCAGAGATTATGCCGGGATATCTCATCGGCTATGTTCCTCAGAAGGAGTTACCAAATAGTTTACTTCTGTTGCCGCCACCGCCAGCTGAGGGTAGCCCCGCCTTTGCACTCGATGAAACTGTTGCCCGTGAGATGGTACAACGGTTGGGTACGCCACGTTGGAATCTGGCAACGGCTGACGCCCAGTTGGGTTTCCCCTATGCAGCAGGCACCTTTTCCTGTGCTATCAAGGCACCGATCTCTGAAGCGCTAACGCCTCGTCTTTATACCTTGCTAAGACGTACCTTAACGGATGCGGGTTTATCCACCTATGCGGCGAAAGAGCACTATCAGCGCACTCGACCCTTTGTGATTAATGGCGCCCCAATTTGTACCCCCGAAGAGGCCGAAGCGTTGAAGAAAGACGGTTCCTATCCTTCGGGTCATACTGCTATAGGTTGGGCATGGGCATTAGTGCTGAGTGAGGTTTCACCAGAAAATGCCGATGCCATTATTGCACGGGGACTGGCCTTTGGTGAAAGCCGAAATGTTTGTAACGTTCATTGGCATAGCGACATAGTACAGGGGCGAACTATGGCGGCGGCAACGGTCGCAAAAATGCATTCTGTCGACGCCTTTCGCGCTGACGTAGAAGCGGCAAAAGCCGAACTCAAGGCGGTACGAGCTCAAAATTTAGCACCAAGTCGTGATTGCGCAGACGAAGCCGCAGGGCTTAGCAATAAGTAA
- the hrpB gene encoding ATP-dependent helicase HrpB: MNSLPIHVLLSPLREAFANHSQVILEAPTGAGKSTALPLAMLDWPEIAGQILMLEPRRVAARSVAQFIASCRGQSVGQEVGYRVRGETKVSQQTRLEVVTEGILTRMIQQDPELTGIDMIIFDEIHERHLTTDLGLALALEVQSSLRDDLKILAMSATLSGLALTELMPEAALLHSEGRSFPVEISYRPVPSQQQWLEHLGRCILDVIAEPSGNSSHEDILVFLPGKAEILRIAQFLQERLDNQQYLISPLYGELSAAEQDCAIKAVTGKRKIVLSTNVAESSLTIEGIGYVIDSGYKRQASFNPKTGVTRLSLKRISQASATQRAGRAGRLTAGRCVRIWSQEEQGRMLKADEPEIIQAELVSMVHDCAYWGAKACSELLLLTQPPTVIEQLAWALLTRLEMVDSQHKLSPHGKAAYELGCHPRLAHMLLAAKAMNDDGLIALACLLAGILEARRLPRKGCDIMNYLGFAAKGTVAQQARQWQRKLGNSTDLSVVAAKAHPNDVGWLLALAYPDRIAKSRGIEGYLLANGTGVTLDAEDNLAQTSWLVVADFQETEGRNSGRIYLACPFQPSLLDNELSSLVDISEQCGWDEVKGRAIAERQSKVGQILLKAEQIANPERAQIVAALLSYIRQQGLKILNWNDNLEQFQARLKLAASLDSSTDWPDISDGVLLATLETWLAPYLGNVNNLQQLQKLDSFSFVANQLSWSQQQNLETLLPKSWPLVTGTSAPIIYEASGRALLRVRLQEVFGMADSPLLANGKLKVTMELLSPAQRPLALTADLASFWQGPYVDVKKEMRGRYPKHLWPDDPANTLPTKFTKKKTLGLSQS, from the coding sequence TTGAACTCTCTACCTATCCACGTACTTCTATCACCTCTTCGTGAAGCTTTTGCTAACCATTCCCAAGTTATCCTTGAGGCGCCAACAGGAGCGGGTAAATCTACCGCCTTACCATTGGCTATGCTCGATTGGCCTGAAATCGCTGGCCAAATTCTGATGCTCGAACCGCGACGAGTGGCCGCGCGCAGTGTGGCGCAGTTTATCGCAAGCTGTCGCGGACAAAGCGTTGGGCAAGAGGTGGGGTATCGGGTACGCGGCGAGACTAAAGTTAGTCAACAGACGCGGCTTGAGGTGGTGACCGAGGGGATTTTAACGCGGATGATCCAGCAGGATCCCGAGTTAACGGGGATCGATATGATTATCTTCGATGAGATCCACGAACGGCATCTGACCACGGATCTTGGGCTTGCCTTAGCGCTCGAAGTGCAGAGTTCCTTAAGGGATGACTTAAAAATTCTCGCCATGTCGGCAACACTTTCAGGATTGGCCTTGACTGAGTTAATGCCAGAGGCGGCGTTGCTCCATAGTGAGGGGCGAAGTTTCCCCGTGGAAATCAGCTATCGCCCAGTACCGAGTCAGCAGCAATGGCTGGAGCATTTAGGTCGTTGCATTCTCGATGTTATTGCAGAGCCGTCAGGCAATAGCAGCCATGAAGACATCCTGGTGTTTTTACCAGGTAAGGCCGAAATCCTCAGGATTGCCCAGTTTCTGCAGGAAAGGCTCGATAATCAGCAATACCTCATTTCGCCGCTTTATGGCGAGTTATCGGCTGCCGAACAGGACTGCGCAATCAAGGCCGTAACGGGTAAGCGCAAGATAGTGCTCTCAACTAATGTTGCCGAATCGAGCTTAACTATTGAAGGCATTGGCTATGTTATTGACAGCGGCTATAAGCGTCAGGCGAGTTTTAATCCAAAAACTGGGGTGACTCGACTAAGCCTAAAGCGTATTAGTCAGGCATCGGCAACACAGAGGGCGGGGCGTGCGGGACGTTTAACCGCAGGCCGTTGTGTTCGCATTTGGAGTCAAGAAGAACAGGGCAGAATGCTCAAGGCCGACGAGCCCGAAATCATTCAAGCCGAACTTGTGTCCATGGTCCACGACTGCGCGTACTGGGGCGCTAAAGCTTGCAGCGAATTGTTGCTACTGACACAGCCGCCAACGGTGATTGAGCAATTAGCTTGGGCGTTGTTAACACGCCTTGAGATGGTCGACAGTCAGCATAAACTCTCGCCCCATGGTAAAGCGGCCTACGAACTTGGCTGTCACCCGCGCCTCGCCCATATGTTACTTGCCGCCAAAGCCATGAATGATGATGGGTTAATCGCACTAGCTTGCCTGCTTGCGGGGATCCTCGAGGCGAGGCGATTACCCCGTAAAGGCTGCGATATCATGAATTACCTGGGTTTTGCAGCTAAAGGCACTGTGGCCCAGCAGGCAAGGCAGTGGCAACGTAAACTCGGAAACAGCACCGATTTATCCGTCGTTGCTGCAAAAGCTCATCCTAATGATGTCGGTTGGTTACTGGCGCTGGCTTACCCAGATAGAATTGCTAAATCCCGTGGTATCGAAGGCTACCTATTGGCCAATGGCACAGGAGTTACTTTGGATGCTGAGGATAACCTCGCGCAAACATCATGGTTGGTGGTAGCAGATTTTCAAGAAACGGAGGGCAGAAACTCAGGGCGGATCTATTTAGCTTGCCCGTTTCAGCCGAGTTTATTGGATAATGAATTATCCTCCTTAGTGGATATCAGCGAGCAATGTGGTTGGGATGAAGTCAAGGGGCGCGCCATTGCCGAGCGGCAGTCTAAAGTCGGACAAATCTTGCTGAAAGCTGAACAGATTGCAAATCCCGAACGGGCGCAAATTGTAGCGGCGTTGCTTAGTTACATTCGTCAGCAGGGACTCAAAATTCTTAATTGGAATGATAACTTAGAGCAGTTTCAAGCGAGGTTGAAACTCGCTGCTAGCCTCGATAGCAGCACTGATTGGCCCGATATCAGTGATGGGGTATTGCTTGCAACGCTTGAAACTTGGCTGGCGCCTTACCTCGGAAATGTGAATAATCTGCAGCAGTTGCAAAAACTCGATAGTTTTTCTTTTGTGGCAAACCAATTGAGCTGGTCACAGCAGCAAAATCTTGAGACCTTGCTGCCTAAATCTTGGCCCTTAGTCACAGGAACCTCTGCACCGATTATTTATGAGGCCTCGGGACGTGCGTTGTTGCGAGTCAGACTGCAGGAAGTGTTTGGTATGGCTGATAGCCCGCTACTTGCGAATGGCAAACTTAAAGTGACAATGGAGTTACTCTCACCCGCGCAGCGACCTTTGGCTCTGACTGCGGATCTTGCCAGCTTTTGGCAGGGCCCCTATGTCGACGTCAAAAAGGAAATGCGTGGACGTTACCCTAAACATTTGTGGCCTGATGATCCCGCTAATACGTTGCCAACAAAATTTACGAAGAAGAAAACCTTAGGCTTATCTCAGTCATAA
- a CDS encoding DUF3581 domain-containing protein produces MFLSPYFSKQNQSVSVSAQQASDFAKKIAQDFNPIHDVGAKRFCVPGDLLFALVLTQYGLSQSMKFSFEGMVGDGVELQFPEQVAADFAVCDSREKTYLKVSREGDVSRCDAQTESFIRNYVAFSGHNFIDILIPLMTKHQVMINPERPLVIYESMSFDLTTLDFVEVNLSLVEQELKIDGKRGDVTLHFELHCGDKLVGTGIKTLVLSGLRPYEEAQMEQMRIAYEGRKTQF; encoded by the coding sequence ATGTTTCTATCGCCGTATTTTTCAAAGCAAAATCAATCTGTTTCCGTAAGTGCCCAGCAAGCTAGCGACTTCGCAAAAAAAATCGCCCAGGACTTCAATCCAATTCACGATGTGGGGGCTAAACGCTTTTGTGTGCCAGGAGATCTATTATTTGCACTGGTGTTGACCCAATACGGTTTAAGCCAAAGCATGAAATTCAGCTTTGAAGGTATGGTAGGGGATGGGGTCGAGCTGCAATTCCCTGAGCAAGTTGCCGCAGACTTTGCTGTGTGTGACAGCCGTGAGAAAACTTACCTAAAGGTTAGCCGCGAGGGCGATGTGAGCCGCTGCGATGCACAAACCGAGTCTTTTATTCGAAATTACGTGGCATTCTCTGGCCATAACTTTATCGATATTCTGATCCCATTGATGACAAAACATCAGGTGATGATTAATCCTGAACGCCCACTTGTCATCTACGAGAGCATGTCATTCGACTTAACCACCCTCGACTTTGTCGAAGTAAATTTATCTTTGGTTGAGCAGGAGCTTAAAATCGATGGTAAGCGCGGCGATGTGACTTTGCATTTCGAACTACACTGCGGTGACAAGTTAGTTGGCACAGGCATTAAGACGCTAGTTTTGAGCGGTCTTCGCCCCTATGAAGAAGCGCAGATGGAACAGATGCGTATCGCCTATGAAGGTCGAAAAACCCAGTTTTAA
- a CDS encoding intradiol ring-cleavage dioxygenase, with protein sequence MTKNTQDKPLNGINDITDKELTQRRNILKAIGLTIVASPLVELVGCNSDSTETNTDTNNSNTDTGTDTDTDTTVTPTSWASGGTGSMTANFPDTSLFSASDACSLALAKAAVEGPCYFEVDNRDDISDSETGLPMQLCFQVIDANCNPITGLEVEVWHCNIKGVYSGDTSGSADKSRFNSGYCTGNASDALKSTWFRGTQVTDSDGRVNFKSCFPGWYSGRTIHVHFRIKNNNSDELISQLGFADSLTTEICTTHPEYLGRGQQDTSLSRDNIFGSSYNAFLFNTSQNEDGSLLAWRTLQLS encoded by the coding sequence ATGACAAAAAATACCCAAGATAAGCCGCTAAATGGCATCAACGATATCACCGACAAAGAATTAACCCAGCGCCGCAATATCTTAAAAGCCATTGGCTTAACCATAGTCGCCAGCCCATTAGTGGAACTGGTGGGGTGCAATTCGGATTCGACCGAGACAAATACAGACACAAATAACAGCAACACAGATACGGGTACAGATACCGACACTGATACCACTGTGACCCCGACAAGCTGGGCCAGTGGCGGCACCGGGAGCATGACGGCAAATTTCCCCGATACGAGTCTTTTTAGCGCCAGTGATGCCTGTTCCCTCGCGCTAGCTAAGGCCGCCGTGGAAGGCCCCTGTTATTTCGAAGTGGATAATCGCGACGATATATCAGACTCTGAAACAGGCCTGCCAATGCAGCTTTGTTTTCAAGTAATTGATGCTAACTGCAACCCTATCACAGGGTTAGAGGTTGAGGTATGGCACTGCAATATCAAAGGCGTGTATTCGGGCGATACCAGTGGCAGCGCGGATAAAAGCCGCTTCAACAGTGGATATTGTACTGGCAATGCCAGCGATGCATTGAAATCCACTTGGTTCCGTGGCACTCAAGTCACGGATAGCGATGGCCGAGTGAACTTTAAATCCTGCTTTCCCGGTTGGTATTCGGGTCGCACCATCCACGTGCACTTTAGAATTAAAAACAACAATAGCGATGAGCTTATTTCCCAGCTGGGTTTTGCCGACAGCTTAACCACTGAGATCTGCACTACCCACCCTGAATATCTAGGCCGTGGTCAACAGGACACCAGCCTTAGCCGTGACAATATTTTTGGGAGCAGCTACAACGCATTCCTATTTAACACCAGTCAGAATGAAGATGGCTCACTGCTGGCTTGGCGTACACTGCAACTGAGCTAA
- the mrcB gene encoding penicillin-binding protein 1B: MTTKTTKKAPAKNAKRSRGILGQIWSLTWKLTLVGIVVAASYSIYLDQMIARKFEGQKWHLPAQVFSRSMALYPGAAVSHPQLMAELKLLGYRKVANPRQVGEFSASSTKIELWRRPFLHPEGDQAEQRVMISFDSDGVSSVSRMADKRQLAVFHLEPVLLDRIISGDGEDRLFVPTEDMPKTIVKSLLLVEDRSFYEHHGVNPFAIVRAAFVNITAGRTVQGGSTLTQQLAKNFFLSSERSLLRKIREALMAVIIDFRYSKEEILEAYLNEVYMGQDKSRAIHGMGLASQFYFGRPISELTVAQQAFLVAVIKGPSYYNPWKYPERSQERRDLVLRLLMDSGDLSTEQYKVAVESPLGLRNANKPVHQKLPAFYALVKQELNERYGDGLLKQSGVKIYTTLDPMAQEAAEIAVSQTFKSLDKGNKALQIGMVVTDKYTGGIAAMVGDKTPGFDGFNRAVEIRRPIGSLIKPFVYVTALTPNSKLNLGTLLKDQPITLKNEQGKTWSPQNFDKKFSGQVPMVTALKNSMNIPTVNLGIAVGLDAVATTLAKSGWQEPISEYPSMLLGAVNGSPLMVAQVYQTLADGGTYRKLTTVTAVLDSNNQPLPVTREPREQAIDPDSDYLIQYAMQQVVRSGTAARLGNAFPGVALAGKTGTSNDSRDSWFAGFDERNVAAIWVGRDDNGKTSLYGSSGAMAVYQSFLKERPPIGLRSIPTPGVIQGYFDRDTGMAKESGCRNVQALPTFRGTYNPVKNCGEELQWWQKLLGQ; encoded by the coding sequence ATGACAACTAAGACGACAAAAAAAGCGCCAGCGAAAAACGCCAAGCGCAGCCGTGGGATCCTTGGCCAAATCTGGTCGTTAACTTGGAAGCTGACCCTAGTTGGGATTGTGGTTGCCGCTTCCTACAGTATTTATTTAGATCAAATGATTGCCCGTAAGTTTGAGGGACAAAAATGGCATTTACCTGCCCAGGTTTTTAGTCGCTCAATGGCGCTATATCCAGGAGCGGCGGTGAGCCATCCGCAATTAATGGCCGAGCTTAAATTATTGGGTTACCGCAAGGTGGCCAATCCCCGTCAGGTCGGTGAGTTCTCCGCATCTAGCACTAAGATTGAGCTATGGCGTCGTCCGTTTTTACATCCTGAGGGCGATCAGGCGGAACAAAGAGTCATGATCAGTTTCGATAGCGATGGCGTTAGCTCGGTGAGCCGCATGGCCGATAAGCGCCAACTCGCGGTATTCCACTTAGAGCCGGTGCTGCTCGATCGCATTATTTCAGGGGACGGCGAGGACAGATTGTTTGTGCCTACTGAAGATATGCCAAAGACGATTGTGAAGTCGCTACTGCTGGTGGAAGACCGTAGTTTTTACGAACACCATGGGGTGAATCCCTTTGCGATTGTGCGCGCCGCCTTTGTAAACATCACCGCAGGCCGCACTGTGCAAGGTGGCTCAACCCTGACTCAGCAGTTAGCCAAAAACTTCTTCCTGTCGAGCGAGCGTTCATTACTACGTAAAATTCGCGAAGCCCTGATGGCGGTGATTATCGATTTTCGTTACAGCAAAGAGGAAATCCTCGAGGCGTATCTTAACGAAGTGTATATGGGGCAGGATAAATCCCGTGCAATCCATGGGATGGGCTTGGCATCACAATTTTATTTTGGTCGTCCAATCAGCGAGTTAACTGTCGCTCAGCAGGCTTTTTTAGTCGCAGTGATCAAGGGGCCTTCCTACTACAACCCTTGGAAGTACCCTGAGCGTAGTCAGGAGCGCCGCGATTTAGTGCTACGTCTGCTAATGGATTCAGGGGATTTGAGCACTGAGCAATACAAAGTCGCCGTTGAGTCGCCATTAGGTCTACGCAATGCCAACAAACCTGTGCACCAAAAACTGCCAGCCTTCTATGCCTTGGTCAAACAAGAGCTTAATGAGCGTTATGGTGACGGTTTGCTAAAACAATCTGGGGTGAAGATTTACACCACCCTTGATCCTATGGCGCAGGAAGCGGCGGAAATCGCCGTGTCCCAAACCTTTAAGTCCTTAGATAAAGGTAACAAAGCGCTGCAGATTGGGATGGTGGTGACCGACAAATACACTGGTGGGATTGCGGCGATGGTCGGTGATAAGACCCCAGGTTTTGACGGCTTTAACCGTGCGGTAGAAATCCGTCGTCCTATCGGTTCGTTAATTAAACCCTTCGTATACGTGACGGCGCTGACGCCAAACAGCAAGCTGAATTTAGGGACGTTATTAAAAGATCAGCCTATTACCCTGAAAAACGAGCAGGGTAAAACTTGGTCACCACAGAACTTCGATAAGAAGTTTAGTGGTCAAGTCCCTATGGTGACGGCATTGAAGAATTCGATGAACATCCCAACGGTTAACCTTGGTATAGCCGTCGGTTTAGATGCGGTCGCGACAACCCTTGCAAAATCTGGCTGGCAGGAACCTATCAGTGAGTATCCCTCGATGCTGCTTGGGGCGGTAAACGGTTCGCCATTAATGGTGGCTCAGGTTTATCAAACCTTAGCCGATGGTGGTACTTACCGTAAACTCACCACAGTGACGGCTGTATTGGATAGCAATAACCAACCATTGCCCGTTACGCGTGAACCTAGGGAACAGGCTATCGACCCCGATAGCGATTATTTAATCCAATACGCCATGCAGCAGGTGGTACGCTCGGGTACGGCAGCGCGTCTGGGTAATGCCTTTCCAGGCGTAGCACTTGCTGGTAAAACCGGTACCAGTAACGATAGTCGCGATTCTTGGTTTGCTGGTTTTGACGAGCGTAACGTGGCGGCAATTTGGGTTGGCCGTGACGATAACGGTAAGACTAGCCTCTATGGCAGTAGCGGCGCTATGGCGGTATATCAATCCTTCTTGAAGGAGCGACCACCGATAGGCCTGCGCTCTATCCCAACACCTGGCGTAATTCAAGGTTACTTTGACCGTGACACAGGTATGGCTAAGGAGTCGGGTTGTCGAAATGTCCAAGCGCTGCCAACCTTCCGCGGCACCTATAATCCTGTGAAAAACTGCGGTGAAGAGCTGCAATGGTGGCAGAAACTTTTAGGCCAATAA